A section of the bacterium SCSIO 12696 genome encodes:
- a CDS encoding energy transducer TonB: MSQSLSQKNSFHNVEQAQIPVDSGGDQLGFALFLAIAVHALIIFGIGFTIALSQPPATSLEVTLAQHNAQKEPDRADFLAQHNQQGSGDQAEKSQMTTDRLADLPAPSVQDTQPVSTTPQQQRHTEATALLTTTGFSERSVSDAERAEQDSGEQQENLNQSTLTELASLQARLDQQRQEYSRMPRINRLTAASTRSAEEAAYMHYWVQRIEQTGNSHYPEEARRRGIFGDLRLAVTLLPGGNVESIEILQSSGQAILDQAAIRIVRQAAPFQAFPDELKDWDKFEIIRTWQFIAGNQLKTGS; this comes from the coding sequence TTGAGCCAGTCTTTATCGCAAAAAAACAGTTTTCACAATGTGGAGCAGGCCCAGATACCGGTCGACAGTGGCGGCGACCAACTGGGCTTTGCCCTGTTCCTGGCTATTGCGGTCCATGCGCTGATTATCTTTGGTATTGGCTTTACCATCGCCCTGTCGCAACCGCCAGCCACCAGCCTTGAAGTGACTCTGGCACAGCACAATGCCCAGAAAGAACCGGATCGCGCTGACTTTCTGGCACAGCACAACCAACAGGGCAGTGGCGACCAGGCAGAAAAGTCGCAAATGACCACCGACCGCCTCGCCGACCTGCCTGCACCCAGCGTGCAAGATACTCAGCCAGTATCCACCACGCCGCAGCAACAGCGCCACACAGAGGCCACTGCATTGTTGACCACCACAGGCTTTAGCGAGCGCAGCGTCAGCGACGCAGAGCGCGCCGAACAAGACAGTGGCGAGCAACAGGAAAATCTCAATCAATCCACCCTGACCGAACTGGCCAGCCTGCAAGCCCGGCTGGATCAGCAGCGCCAGGAATACAGCCGCATGCCACGCATCAACCGGCTGACTGCCGCCAGCACCCGCTCTGCGGAAGAAGCTGCTTATATGCACTACTGGGTACAGCGCATTGAGCAGACCGGCAACAGCCATTATCCGGAAGAAGCGCGGCGCCGGGGCATATTCGGCGATTTGCGCCTGGCGGTCACCCTGTTACCCGGCGGCAACGTGGAAAGCATTGAAATCCTGCAAAGCTCTGGCCAGGCCATTCTCGACCAGGCGGCGATTCGAATTGTGCGTCAGGCGGCACCGTTCCAAGCCTTCCCGGATGAGCTCAAAGACTGGGACAAATTTGAGATTATCCGCACCTGGCAATTTATCGCGGGAAATCAACTGAAGACCGGCAGTTAA
- a CDS encoding YqgE/AlgH family protein, with translation MKAKRTSNLIPPNEEVRSGSLRDHFLLAMPSLADGNFSEALIYICDHSKEGAMGLVINRPMDVPLSTVFEQMQLQGNTQLDSQPLLSGGPVSTERGFVLHRGTGQRWESTMEVSPQVCLTASRDIIADMAAGNGPSDALVVLGYAGWGPDQLEKEIAENAWLTVPADSDIIFSIPFAERNQAAAASIGVNLQHLSHSFGRA, from the coding sequence ATGAAAGCCAAACGCACTTCCAACCTGATACCGCCCAACGAAGAAGTTCGCAGCGGTAGCCTGCGGGATCACTTTTTGCTCGCCATGCCGTCTTTGGCGGATGGCAATTTTTCGGAAGCGCTGATATACATTTGCGACCACAGCAAAGAGGGGGCGATGGGCCTGGTGATCAACCGCCCTATGGATGTTCCACTCAGCACCGTGTTTGAGCAAATGCAGCTTCAAGGCAACACTCAACTCGATAGCCAGCCGCTGCTCTCCGGCGGCCCAGTCAGCACCGAACGTGGCTTTGTGCTGCACCGGGGCACCGGCCAGCGCTGGGAGTCCACCATGGAAGTCTCTCCACAGGTATGCCTTACTGCATCAAGGGACATCATTGCTGATATGGCTGCTGGCAATGGCCCCAGCGATGCATTAGTGGTTTTGGGCTACGCCGGCTGGGGGCCGGATCAGCTGGAAAAAGAAATTGCCGAAAATGCCTGGCTAACGGTACCGGCGGACTCCGACATTATCTTTAGCATCCCTTTCGCTGAGCGCAATCAGGCCGCAGCCGCAAGCATTGGCGTGAACCTGCAACATCTTAGCCACAGCTTTGGCCGTGCTTAA
- the gshB gene encoding glutathione synthase, with amino-acid sequence MTIQLGVIMDPIDSINYKKDTTLAMMLAASRKGWELWYMEQGDLALDNGTAAARMRPLKVFADPDHFYELGEPQIRPLAELNTVLMRKDPPFNSEYIYSSYILEAAERDGVLVANKPQSLRDCNEKVFATLFPQCTPPLLVSSDEQQLKAFHKEHGDTIYKPLDGMGGSAIFRVKGDDSNLSVIIETLTNYGQQTIMAQRYIPEIKAGDKRILMVDGEPMPHCLARIPSQGELRGNLAAGGSGVVQPLSDRDRWIAEQVGPELKKRGLLFVGLDVIGDYLTEINVTSPTCIQEIDRDSGSDIAGKLMDVIEKKL; translated from the coding sequence ACTACAAGAAAGACACCACACTGGCCATGATGCTGGCCGCCAGCCGCAAAGGCTGGGAATTGTGGTACATGGAGCAAGGCGACTTGGCACTGGACAATGGCACCGCAGCGGCGCGTATGCGCCCATTGAAAGTGTTTGCCGACCCGGATCATTTCTACGAACTGGGTGAACCCCAAATTCGACCATTGGCAGAGCTGAATACGGTGCTGATGCGCAAAGACCCACCGTTTAACAGCGAGTACATCTACTCCAGCTACATTCTGGAAGCTGCTGAGCGCGATGGCGTACTGGTGGCCAACAAACCCCAGAGTCTGCGCGACTGCAACGAAAAAGTATTTGCGACCTTGTTCCCCCAGTGCACCCCACCACTGTTGGTCAGCAGTGACGAACAACAACTAAAAGCGTTTCACAAAGAGCATGGAGACACCATCTACAAACCGCTGGATGGCATGGGTGGCTCAGCGATCTTTCGCGTTAAGGGTGACGACTCCAACCTCAGCGTCATCATTGAAACCCTGACCAATTACGGTCAGCAAACCATCATGGCACAGCGCTATATCCCGGAGATCAAGGCCGGTGACAAACGCATTTTGATGGTGGATGGCGAACCCATGCCCCACTGCCTGGCACGCATCCCCAGCCAGGGCGAACTGCGCGGCAACCTGGCCGCCGGTGGTAGCGGCGTGGTACAACCACTGAGTGATCGCGATCGCTGGATTGCAGAGCAGGTGGGGCCAGAGCTGAAAAAACGTGGTTTGCTGTTTGTGGGCCTGGATGTGATTGGCGACTACCTCACCGAGATCAACGTCACCAGCCCAACTTGCATTCAGGAGATTGACCGCGACAGCGGTTCGGACATTGCCGGCAAGCTGATGGACGTTATTGAGAAGAAACTGTAG
- the ruvX gene encoding Holliday junction resolvase RuvX — protein MLASVKTLLAFDYGTRSIGVAVGQTITCSARPLTELRAKDGTPNWDELKKLLDEWQPELVLVGLPLNMDGSESDFATRARKFARRLHGRFGSRVLMVDERLTTQEAKSMAGHQQSYRDNPVDAIAAQLILESWLSEPDCGREP, from the coding sequence ATGTTAGCCTCCGTTAAAACCCTGCTCGCCTTCGACTACGGCACCCGCTCCATCGGCGTTGCCGTCGGCCAAACGATCACTTGCAGCGCACGACCACTGACCGAGCTGCGTGCCAAAGATGGCACCCCCAACTGGGACGAGTTAAAAAAGCTATTGGATGAATGGCAACCGGAGTTGGTGCTGGTGGGGCTGCCGCTGAATATGGACGGCAGTGAAAGTGACTTTGCCACCCGAGCCCGGAAATTTGCCCGCAGACTCCACGGGCGCTTTGGTTCGCGGGTATTAATGGTGGATGAGCGACTAACTACACAAGAAGCCAAATCTATGGCCGGCCACCAGCAAAGCTATCGGGATAATCCCGTGGATGCCATTGCTGCGCAGTTGATTTTGGAGAGCTGGCTATCAGAGCCGGATTGCGGGCGGGAGCCTTAA
- a CDS encoding PilT/PilU family type 4a pilus ATPase, with protein MDFDKLLKLMVEKKASDLFITAGVPPCVKVNGQLMPVNSGPMSPEKAREAVLSVMDNDQRKEFMRSKELNFAISSTGLGRFRVSAFYQRNHVGMVLRRIETKIPSFEDLHLPPILADLSGTKRGIIIFVGATGTGKSTSLASMIGYRNNNSKGHIITIEDPIEFVHQHRGCIITQREVGVDTESFEVALKNTLRQAPDVILIGEIRSRETMEHAVTFAETGHLVMATLHANNANQALDRILHFFPEDRHQQLWMDLSLNMKAMVAQQLIPTADGSGRRAAIEILINTPLVSDLIRKGDVHKIKEVMTNSTEQGMQTFDQALYRLYDQGIISYEDALSHADSKNDLRLMIKLQSETDANYLSNAADDLQVEEEQEMDPFRNF; from the coding sequence TGAAAGTGAATGGCCAGCTGATGCCGGTGAACTCCGGCCCCATGAGCCCGGAGAAAGCCCGCGAGGCGGTGCTGTCGGTGATGGACAACGACCAGCGCAAGGAGTTTATGCGCAGCAAAGAGCTCAACTTTGCCATCAGCTCCACCGGCCTCGGCCGCTTCCGGGTCAGCGCGTTTTACCAGCGCAACCACGTAGGTATGGTGTTGCGTCGCATCGAAACCAAAATTCCCAGCTTTGAAGATTTGCACCTGCCTCCAATTTTGGCGGATCTGTCCGGTACCAAGCGCGGCATTATTATTTTTGTGGGGGCCACCGGTACCGGTAAATCCACATCGCTGGCCTCGATGATTGGCTACCGCAACAACAATTCCAAAGGCCATATCATCACCATTGAAGACCCCATCGAATTTGTGCACCAACACCGGGGTTGCATCATCACCCAGCGGGAAGTGGGGGTGGATACAGAATCCTTTGAGGTGGCCCTGAAAAACACCTTGCGGCAGGCGCCGGATGTGATTCTGATCGGTGAGATTCGCTCCCGGGAAACCATGGAGCATGCGGTTACTTTTGCCGAAACCGGCCACTTGGTGATGGCTACACTGCACGCCAATAACGCCAACCAGGCGCTGGATCGTATTCTGCACTTCTTCCCGGAAGACCGTCACCAGCAATTGTGGATGGACTTGTCACTGAACATGAAGGCCATGGTGGCCCAGCAGCTGATCCCCACCGCCGACGGCAGTGGTCGCCGCGCCGCTATTGAAATATTAATCAACACGCCGCTGGTGAGCGACCTGATTCGCAAAGGCGACGTACATAAAATCAAGGAAGTGATGACCAACTCAACCGAGCAGGGCATGCAGACTTTCGACCAGGCACTCTACCGCCTGTATGACCAGGGCATTATTTCTTACGAAGATGCTCTGTCTCACGCCGATTCGAAAAACGACCTGCGCTTGATGATCAAACTGCAGTCGGAAACCGATGCCAACTACCTGTCCAATGCCGCCGATGATTTGCAGGTGGAAGAGGAGCAGGAAATGGATCCGTTTAGGAATTTTTGA